The Spiroplasma culicicola AES-1 genomic sequence TGGTTTTTATAATTGTGCAACTTGTAATCTTTAAAAAGTTTTAGTAAATCAATATCACTTTTTGCATTATTTTTAAGCATATCTGCTATATCAAAATTTTTGAGCATCCCTAAATTTGTTATTTGTTGTAAAACATCATATTTATATTCATTTGGTTTAGAAATGTTTTTAGTGTCTAAATATAAATATAAGCATTTCATAAATGTTGATTTTCCTGATCCATTTTCTCCAACAATTCCAATTACATCATTTTTATTTAATTTTAAATGATTAACTTCTAATGTAAAAAATGAAGATACTTTTAACTTTATATTTATTTCATCAATTGAATTATTTTGTTTTTTTGAATATAAAAATAGAAATAAAAATACACAAATTGTTATTAATGTTAATAAAATTACTATTCAAAAATGGGGATTTAATGAATTTAATAAATAAATATTAATTATAGGAATAAAACTGACAATCAAATATACTATATAGCTATCTACCATTGTAGATATAAGTAGAGATATTTGAAAATAATTAAATGCTATATTTGCACAAATAAATATAATTGATAAATCACGTTTAGCAGGTAATTTATAAAATAAAAACATTAAAATAAATATTATAAAAATAATGTTATCAAATAAATAATCATACATAAATAAAATAACTCCATAATCATGTATTTGATTATGATAATAAAATAATTTTCAAAAAAATTGAATAAAAACATTAAAAAAACAAATGATCAGGCCAGTTAACATATAGCTAAATATTATTTTTCTAGGCTTTATATTTGTACTTGTAGTATAAGTTCATAGTCCATTTAAATAATCATTATATAGATAAATGACCATTATTAATATAATTAACAAATTTCCTACGTTTAATTGTATATTGCTTCAAATTGGTGTGATATTAGATAAAAATTTTTCTTCAGAAAATGTTAATATATCAGCAAATAATGGAAAGTATGTAAAAAGTAAAATAGGTGCAATGATATATCATCTATTTAATAATCTTTTATAATTTAACTTCAAAATTTTTTTCATTTTTTTCACTCTTCTTAATGTTTATATTATATACCCCAGAATTTATATAAAAAGTAATAAAAAATAACACATAATAATTTTTGATTTCAAAATTAGTTACATTGCCAAAAGCTATTACTTGTAAAAGTAAAATGCAGTGGTATTTATAAATACCACTGCATTTTCATTATTTTTCTTATTTATTTTTACTTGCAGCTTGTACAAATCCTTTAAATAAAGCATTTGGTTTATTTGGTCTTGAAGTAAATTCAGGGTGATATTGAGCTGCAATAAAGAATTTATGTTCTGGCAATTCAATAATTTCTACAAGGTCTTTTTCTTGGTATATTCCAGAAAACTTCATTCCTGCTTTTTCAAACATTTCTTTATAGTCATTATTAAATTCATAACGATGTCTATGTCTTTCAATTGCTTGATTTGTACCATATAATTCTTTGGCAAGAGTCCCTTCAACTAAATCAGTTACATATCTTCCCAATCTTAAAGTTCCCCCAATATTTTCACGATCTTTTCCTTCCATAATATCAATGATAGGATTTTTTGTATTAGGATCTAACTCTGTTGTATGAGCATCACTTAAATTTAAAACATTTCTAGCAAATTCAATACATGCAATTTGCATTCCTAAACAAATTCCCAAATAAGGAATATTATTAACACGAGCATAATTTGCTGCCAAGATTTTTCCTTCAACTCCAGATTCACCAAACCCACCAGGAACTAAAATAGCGATTGCTCCTTCTAAATTTGCTTGAATATTTTCTTTTGTCAAATGACGAGCATTAACTCATTCAAATTTAATTTTTTTATTAATATCATATCCAGCAATTTTTAAAGATTCCATTACTGATAAATATGCATCACTTAGTTCAACATATTTTCCAACAATATGAATTTTAATTTCTTCTTTTGAAGCATCAATATTTTCAACAAATTTTTGTCAATCTGAAATATTTAAAGTATTTAATTTTAATTGCAATTGTTTTGCCACAATATCATGAAGATTTGTTTCTTTTAAAATTAATGGTACTTTATAAATTGAATCTGCATCAGGACAAACTATTACATTTTCATTTGGAATATTACAGAATAAAGAAATTTTATCTTTTAATCGATCTTCAATAATTCCTTCAGTTCTTGCAACAATTACATCAGGTTGAATTCCTAAACTTAGCATTTCTTTTACTGAATGTTGAATTGGTTTAGTTTTATATTCTCCTGACACTCTTAAATATGGTAAAAGTGCTACGTGAATAAACATAACATTTTCATGGCCTTTTTCCATTCTTACTTGACGAATTGCTTCAATAAAAGGTTGAGATTCAATATCTCCAACAGTTCCCCCAATTTCACTAAT encodes the following:
- a CDS encoding CTP synthase; its protein translation is MTKYIFITGGVVSGLGKGITGSSLGVLLKNSGVKVFMQKFDPYLNIDPGTMNPIEHGEVFVTDDGGETDLDLGHYERFIDENLFKVSSTSAGKIYSEALETERLGKYEGKTVQVIPHITNLIKEKIYKAGEKSGADVIISEIGGTVGDIESQPFIEAIRQVRMEKGHENVMFIHVALLPYLRVSGEYKTKPIQHSVKEMLSLGIQPDVIVARTEGIIEDRLKDKISLFCNIPNENVIVCPDADSIYKVPLILKETNLHDIVAKQLQLKLNTLNISDWQKFVENIDASKEEIKIHIVGKYVELSDAYLSVMESLKIAGYDINKKIKFEWVNARHLTKENIQANLEGAIAILVPGGFGESGVEGKILAANYARVNNIPYLGICLGMQIACIEFARNVLNLSDAHTTELDPNTKNPIIDIMEGKDRENIGGTLRLGRYVTDLVEGTLAKELYGTNQAIERHRHRYEFNNDYKEMFEKAGMKFSGIYQEKDLVEIIELPEHKFFIAAQYHPEFTSRPNKPNALFKGFVQAASKNK
- a CDS encoding ATP-binding cassette domain-containing protein codes for the protein MKKILKLNYKRLLNRWYIIAPILLFTYFPLFADILTFSEEKFLSNITPIWSNIQLNVGNLLIILIMVIYLYNDYLNGLWTYTTSTNIKPRKIIFSYMLTGLIICFFNVFIQFFWKLFYYHNQIHDYGVILFMYDYLFDNIIFIIFILMFLFYKLPAKRDLSIIFICANIAFNYFQISLLISTMVDSYIVYLIVSFIPIINIYLLNSLNPHFWIVILLTLITICVFLFLFLYSKKQNNSIDEINIKLKVSSFFTLEVNHLKLNKNDVIGIVGENGSGKSTFMKCLYLYLDTKNISKPNEYKYDVLQQITNLGMLKNFDIADMLKNNAKSDIDLLKLFKDYKLHNYKNHCYSKMSPGQQQRFKFMLLEIFNNDILILDEPFNFLDNKWEKQIGEKIKEYKNKYRVIFIINHDLDMIKSYCNRIIEFEDGQIIKDQNL